The Deltaproteobacteria bacterium genome window below encodes:
- a CDS encoding FeoB-associated Cys-rich membrane protein: MSTFWQAAVVAVVVAVAAWYVIRTLRAGARGESCCSGCSSGECPMAGKLDSKPRESCPAKEKRPRVESEKD, from the coding sequence ATGTCGACTTTCTGGCAGGCCGCAGTGGTCGCAGTCGTGGTCGCGGTGGCCGCTTGGTACGTCATTCGGACCTTGCGGGCCGGGGCCAGGGGAGAATCCTGCTGTTCGGGCTGTTCGTCCGGAGAGTGCCCCATGGCAGGTAAGTTAGACAGTAAACCCCGGGAGAGTTGTCCAGCCAAGGAAAAACGCCCACGGGTCGAGTCGGAGAAGGACTGA